A single region of the Kwoniella botswanensis chromosome 1, complete sequence genome encodes:
- a CDS encoding glucose-6-phosphate dehydrogenase produces MSEDNRKRSGSVAGSIPSMETSGDSLKDETVVVVLGASGDLAKKKTFPALFALFAQGLLPKDVHIVGYARTKMDEQEFYKRETQYIKGDESKIEEFKKISSYISGQYDGDEGFQELLKHLEKLEGDRKSKNRVFYMALPPSVFTTVAKGLKKNVYSESGINRIIVEKPFGKDLESCREMMSELKAQWAENETYRIDHYLGKEMVKNLLILRFGNVFLDAAFNKNFVSNVQITFKEPFGTEGRGGYFDEFGIIRDVCQNHLLQTLSILAMERPISFSAEDIRDEKVKVLRSIPPIVQKDVLLGQYVAEGDKPGYLDDDTVPKGSVCPTFAAMTLWVNNPRWEGVPFIMKAGKALNESKVEIRVQFKDALQGIFTDIPRNELVMRIQPSEAVYLKMNAKLPGFATRAVPTELDLTYKKRFVDTNIPQAYEALILDAFKGDHSNFVRDDELDVAWKIFTPILHWIDGKDAPKPEPYPYGSRGPKQIDEFTSKYGYKRSPQEYSWPQTSASL; encoded by the exons ATGTCTGAAGATAACAGGAAACGTTCTGGTTCCGTCGCCggatccatcccatccatgGAAACCTCAGGTGATTCCTTGAAGGATGAGACCGTCGTCGTCGTCCTGGGTGCAAGTGGTGATTtggccaagaagaagactttcCCCGCTCTCTTCGCCTTGTTCGCTCAAGGTTTACTCCCCAAGGACGTCCATATCGTCGGTTATGCCAGAACGA agatggatgaacaagaatTCTACAAGAGAGAAACTCAATACATCAAAGGTGACGAATCGAAGATCGAAGAATTCAAGAAGatctcatcatacatctcaGGTCAAtatgatggagatgagggattCCAAGAATTATTGAAACATCTTGAAAAATTAGAAGGTGATCGTAAATCCAAAAACCGTGTTTTCTACATGGCATTACCTCCCTCGGTATTCACAACAGTCGCCAAAGGGTTGAAAAAGAACGTCTACTCTGAAAGTGGTATCAACAGGATCATAGTCGAGAAACCATTCGGAAAAGATTTGGAGTCATGTAGAGAGATGATGTCAGAGTTGAAGGCTCAATGGGCGGAGAACGAAACTTACAGAATCGATCATTACTTGGGTAAAGAAATGGTAAAGAACcttttgattttgagattCGGTAATGTCTTCCTCGACGCTGCGTTCAACAAGAACTTTGTCAGTAACGTTCAAATCACTTTCAAAGAACCGTTTGGAAcagagggaagaggtggttATTTCGATGAGTTTGGTATTATCAGAGATGTCTGTCAGAACC ACCTTCTCCAAACCCTTTCTATCCTTGCTATGGAAAGAcccatctctttctcagctGAAGACATCCGAGATGAAAAG GTCAAAGTGCTCCGATCTATCCCTCCCATCGTCCAAAAAGACGTTCTGCTCGGTCAATACGTTGCTGAAGGAGACAAGCCTGGATATCTCGATGATGACACTGTCCCTAAAGGTTCCGTCTGTCCCACTTTCGCAGCTATGACTCTTTGGGTAAACAACCCTAGATGGGAAGGTGTACCTTTCATTATGAAGgctggtaaag CATTGAACGAATCAAAGGTGGAAATCCGAGTTCAATTTAAAGATGCTTTACAAGGTATCTTCACCGATATCCCAAGAAACGAATTAGTCATGAGGATTCAACCTTCCGAAGCCGTCTACCTGAAGATGAACGCCAAGTTACCTGGATTCGCTACCAGAGCCGTACCAACCGAATTGGATTTGACTTACAAGAAGAGATTCGTCGACACGAACATCCCTCAAGCTTACGAggctttgatcttggatGCTTTCAAGGGTGATCACTCCAACTTTGttagagatgatgaattggatgtAGCTTGGAAGATCTTCACTCCTATCCTCCACTGGATCGATGGTAAGG ACGCTCCTAAACCCGAGCCTTACCCATACGGTTCAAGAGGTCCTAAGCAAATCGACGAATTCACCTCTAAATACGGATACAAGCGATCTCCTCAAGAATA CTCTTGGCCTCAAACCTCTGCTAGCTTataa
- a CDS encoding 18S rRNA biogenesis protein RCL1: protein MTTQAGPSRDILRFTTHRHLRQRLLLSILSGKSIRVDGIRSDDVHVGLRDYEINLLRLAEKVTNGSTIEISVTGTSFLFHPGLLPGGNYTHTCHIGRSIGYYLELLIPLAPFCKKPFEINLYGVTGEEGRDMSVDMIRTVTLPHLHLFGVTDGLELQIKKRGSAPLGGGQAIFKCPVVRTLKTVQFLEKGKIRKIRGVAYSTRVSPQFANRMVESARSILNRYIPDIYLITDVYKGDDSGKSPGYGLTLLSQSTTSSLHSSETLSVPNQTQTPEDIALKAARLLLEEISTGGCVDSKHQWLIALLMALGKEDVSKVRMGKLTANSVQFFRDMMLFFGTKYKLVENSQTGEVDVSCIGIGYSNVNKSMA, encoded by the exons ATGACCACTCAAGCAGGACCCTCAAGGGATATTCTACGATTCACCACCCACCGACATCTCCGTCAGAGATTATTGCTCTCGATATTATCCGGTAAATCCATAAGGGTAGATGGGATACGATCGGACGATGTTCATGTTGGTTTGAGGGATTATGAGATCAATTTGTTGAGATTGGCTGAAAAAGTAACTAATGGAAGTACCATCGAGATATCTGTAACTG GTACATcgttcctctttcatcctgGTTTATTACCTGGTGGGAACTATACACATACATGTCATATCGGTAGATCGATAGGGTATTATCTGGAATTGTTGATACCCCTAGCACCTTTCTGTAAGAAACCATTTGAGATCAATTTGTATGGTGtaacaggtgaagaagggagagatatGAGT GTCGACATGATAAGAACGGTGACCCTACCTCATCTCCACCTATTCGGCGTAACAGATGGATTGGAATTACAAATAAAAAAGAGAGGTTCGGCTCCTTTAGGTGGTGGTCAGGCAATCTTCAAATGTCCGGTAGTAAGGACGTTGAAGACTGTTCAATTCttggagaaaggtaaaaTCAGGAAGATAAGAGGTGTAGC CTACTCAACAAGAGTCTCACCTCAGTTCGCTAATCGAATGGTAGAATCCGCTCGATCAATATTAAACAGGTATATACCTGATATATACCTCATAACGGATGTTTACAAAGGTGATGATTctggaaa ATCCCCAGGATACGGTCTCACCCTCCTCTCTCAATCTACGACTTCTTCCCTCCATTCCTCCGAAACACTCTCTGTACCCAACCAAACTCAGACCCCGGAAGATATAGCATTGAAAGCTGCCCGTCTGCTGTTGGAAGAGATCAGTACAGGTGGATGTGTGGATTCAAAACATCAATGGTTGATCGCGCTGTTGATGGCATTGGGTAAAGAGGATGTATCGAAAGTTAGGATGGGTAAATTAACGGCTAATAG CGTTCAATTCTTTCGCGATATGATGTTGTTCTTCGGTACGAAATACAAATTGGTCGAGAATTCACAAACAGGTGAAGTGGACGTTAGTTGTATAGGTATAGGGTATAGTAATGTCAATAAATCCATGGCATAA